GCCTCGGTATACCAGGCCGATTGGAAGCGATTGCTGCGCATCTGGTCCAGCAAGTCGTAAGCAAGGTTGGTGGCCTGAGTACGATAGTTGGCACTCTGCACGAACCGCACGTTAGCGGTCTGCAATAGTGCAAACCCAAGCAGACCAAACGCAAGAACGACGATGGCGATCAGCACTTCGAGCAAGCTGAAGCCATCGGACCGGGAGCGCGATACGAAGGATCGGGGAAGCATCATTGGCAGGCGCCTTTCTGGGAGGTGATCTGACCGGCGCCGTTGACGACCAACGTGCGGCGCAATGCCTGCCCATCACACATGGTTGGCTGCAACGTGATCTGCTGGTTGGTGGAAGCAAGCCTACGCCCCCTCCCATCGAACGCAATCGCAGTGCCGGACGGACCGGAATTGCTCAGCGACCGGTCTATCGAAACGAAACGCAGGACAGTGTCGCCACTCTTGAAAGCGCCATCTCCATCGGTATCCGCCCAAGCCAGCATTCCGCTCGCCCAA
The window above is part of the Xanthomonas campestris pv. badrii genome. Proteins encoded here:
- a CDS encoding GspH/FimT family pseudopilin; this encodes MSHRRFTGFTLVELMIAIAVLAILLTIAFPSFRGVIRSNRVASSANETIGLLSLARSEAIRNRRGGGGCGSASGTACDNNWASGMLAWADTDGDGAFKSGDTVLRFVSIDRSLSNSGPSGTAIAFDGRGRRLASTNQQITLQPTMCDGQALRRTLVVNGAGQITSQKGACQ